The following are encoded in a window of Roseimaritima ulvae genomic DNA:
- the argC gene encoding N-acetyl-gamma-glutamyl-phosphate reductase: MIRVGVVGATGYTAFEAIRLINRHPQATVTAVTSRKDVGTPISDVHRALTGQLDLSLSLADPQQLGADCDVVLCCLPHAASAETVRALSEQDLRVIDLSADFRLRSAAVYERWYATEHPWPERLGEVAYGLPELFAEEIADARLVANPGCYPTSAILPLAPLLKAGVIETDIIVDSKSGVSGAGRTPKLANLYCEANESIAAYSVGKHRHQPEVVDVLDRFAGVQTDVLFTPHLTPMDRGILSTIYVQGRELDAQRVKQLWQEAYAEAPFLHVVDSPPATKHVSGTNHVHMTAIDAGKRVVLLSVLDNVVKGASGAAVQNMNCMFGLDQTLGLGA, translated from the coding sequence ATGATTCGTGTAGGGGTGGTGGGAGCCACCGGATATACCGCATTCGAAGCCATTCGGCTGATCAACCGACACCCGCAAGCGACCGTCACGGCGGTGACCAGCCGAAAGGATGTCGGCACGCCGATCAGCGACGTGCATCGCGCGCTGACGGGCCAGCTGGATCTATCGCTGTCGTTGGCCGACCCGCAACAGTTGGGGGCCGACTGCGACGTGGTGTTGTGCTGTTTGCCGCACGCCGCCTCAGCCGAAACCGTGCGGGCGCTCAGCGAACAAGACCTGCGAGTGATCGACCTGAGCGCCGATTTCCGTCTCCGCAGCGCGGCCGTCTACGAACGCTGGTACGCGACCGAACATCCCTGGCCAGAACGTCTTGGGGAGGTGGCCTATGGACTGCCCGAGTTATTCGCCGAAGAAATCGCGGACGCTCGCCTGGTCGCCAACCCGGGCTGTTACCCCACGTCGGCCATCCTCCCGCTGGCTCCGCTGCTGAAAGCCGGCGTGATCGAGACCGACATCATCGTGGATTCCAAGAGCGGTGTCAGCGGAGCGGGCCGGACGCCCAAGTTGGCTAATTTATACTGCGAAGCCAATGAATCGATCGCAGCGTACTCGGTGGGCAAACACCGTCATCAACCCGAAGTGGTCGACGTGTTGGATCGCTTTGCCGGCGTCCAAACCGATGTCCTGTTCACGCCGCACCTGACGCCTATGGACCGCGGTATCTTGTCGACAATCTACGTTCAAGGCCGCGAACTGGATGCGCAGCGAGTCAAACAGCTTTGGCAGGAAGCTTATGCCGAGGCGCCTTTTCTGCACGTGGTTGATTCCCCGCCGGCCACCAAGCACGTCAGCGGCACCAACCACGTTCATATGACGGCCATCGATGCCGGAAAACGCGTGGTGCTGTTGTCAGTGCTGGATAATGTTGTCAAAGGCGCCAGCGGCGCCGCGGTACAAAATATGAACTGTATGTTTGGACTCGATCAAACGCTGGGCTTGGGGGCCTAA
- a CDS encoding DUF4340 domain-containing protein has translation MNEEAKTGVYWAVAAAMAALAAFVAWPTNIETEESQQIGKLLFENFTDPLAAASMKIVTFDDDQSAISDFEVAKDGDGVWRIPTHGGYTADAENQMQKAATLFLDNTILDVATNNREDHPGFGVVDPTSNDVKVGSEGVGRLITIKDAKGTTMVSLIVGNEVEGQTGQRYVRRPGQDIVYAVDLDDAALTTKFTDWIEQDLLQLTPFDITGVTLKNYTASLDLLNQTVQEERDFDAELSIDGSQWELARLDTYKQGTSVPRPLGEEEQLNTQKLNELKRALDDLKIADVGRKPEGMSANLKASKDILSDQTALNSLLARGFIPAGRPGSDETEILAANGEIAVRMKDGVRYILRFGNVAGLSEQEQEAAESEEIGMVGSNRYMLVTTEVDESIIPMPELQPVPQTIEELDAPAPQEAAPEEEDAAAQPPQMTDVPAPSTEADAAEQDAPEAEDAPEAEDAPEAEAAPETEEAMEAEDAAAEDDAAEADTTPADDADDATDADDTPPAVEETTPEETSGETTQEGSGDGTATGAGQDAEAAQDTDAPQDADSPADEPADSDESAETSEAPQDSATTEQPAVEEPEIEETEQEKQERLEAAQERITKENQRKLDEREEQLEAARKHSEELNARFADWYYEISESTFNKLHLSLEELIQSKDEQAGNQGAGQPQFNGLPGGLPGGLPPGFPNIPQQ, from the coding sequence GTGAACGAAGAGGCAAAAACAGGCGTCTACTGGGCGGTGGCTGCTGCGATGGCGGCCCTCGCGGCATTTGTTGCCTGGCCCACCAATATCGAAACCGAAGAAAGCCAGCAGATCGGCAAACTGTTGTTCGAAAACTTCACCGATCCGTTGGCCGCGGCCAGCATGAAGATCGTCACCTTCGACGACGACCAAAGCGCTATCTCGGATTTTGAAGTCGCCAAAGACGGGGACGGTGTGTGGCGGATCCCCACCCACGGTGGTTACACCGCCGATGCGGAAAACCAGATGCAAAAAGCCGCCACCTTGTTCCTCGATAACACCATCCTCGATGTGGCCACCAACAACCGCGAAGACCACCCCGGCTTTGGCGTCGTCGACCCCACCTCCAACGATGTCAAAGTTGGCTCCGAAGGCGTCGGCCGATTGATCACCATCAAAGACGCCAAAGGCACCACCATGGTGTCCTTGATCGTCGGCAACGAAGTCGAAGGCCAAACCGGCCAGCGGTACGTCCGCCGTCCCGGCCAAGACATTGTCTATGCCGTGGACTTGGACGACGCAGCCTTGACCACCAAATTCACCGATTGGATCGAGCAGGACCTGCTGCAACTGACTCCCTTCGACATCACCGGTGTGACCCTCAAGAACTACACCGCATCACTGGACCTGCTCAATCAGACCGTGCAAGAAGAGCGTGACTTTGATGCCGAACTGTCGATCGACGGCAGCCAATGGGAGCTGGCCCGTTTGGACACTTACAAACAGGGCACCAGCGTGCCGCGGCCGTTGGGCGAAGAGGAACAGCTCAACACGCAAAAACTGAACGAACTCAAACGCGCCTTGGACGACCTCAAAATCGCCGACGTGGGACGTAAACCCGAAGGCATGAGCGCCAACTTAAAGGCGTCCAAGGATATCCTCAGCGACCAGACCGCACTGAATTCGCTGTTGGCTCGCGGCTTCATCCCGGCCGGCCGTCCCGGCAGCGATGAAACCGAAATCCTGGCCGCCAACGGAGAAATCGCCGTCCGCATGAAAGACGGTGTTCGCTACATCCTCCGCTTTGGCAACGTGGCCGGACTTTCTGAACAAGAGCAAGAAGCCGCCGAGAGCGAAGAAATCGGCATGGTCGGCTCCAACCGCTACATGCTGGTGACCACCGAAGTCGATGAGTCGATCATCCCGATGCCGGAGCTGCAACCGGTGCCCCAAACCATCGAAGAACTCGATGCCCCCGCACCCCAAGAAGCAGCGCCCGAAGAAGAGGACGCCGCCGCTCAGCCGCCGCAAATGACCGACGTCCCGGCCCCCTCGACCGAAGCCGATGCGGCTGAACAAGACGCACCGGAAGCCGAAGACGCACCGGAAGCCGAAGACGCACCGGAAGCCGAAGCCGCCCCGGAAACCGAAGAGGCTATGGAAGCCGAAGACGCGGCGGCTGAAGACGATGCAGCGGAAGCGGACACCACGCCGGCCGACGACGCCGACGATGCAACCGACGCCGATGACACCCCGCCGGCCGTGGAAGAAACCACACCGGAAGAAACCTCAGGCGAAACCACCCAAGAAGGCTCCGGCGACGGCACCGCTACCGGTGCTGGCCAGGACGCCGAAGCAGCCCAAGATACCGACGCTCCCCAGGATGCGGACTCGCCCGCAGACGAACCGGCCGACTCGGACGAATCGGCGGAAACCAGCGAAGCACCCCAGGACTCGGCAACGACCGAGCAACCGGCAGTGGAAGAACCTGAGATCGAAGAAACCGAACAGGAAAAGCAGGAGCGACTCGAAGCTGCTCAGGAACGGATCACCAAAGAAAACCAACGCAAACTTGACGAACGCGAAGAACAACTCGAAGCCGCTCGCAAACACAGCGAGGAACTGAACGCTCGCTTTGCTGATTGGTACTACGAGATTTCCGAAAGCACCTTCAACAAGTTGCACCTGAGCCTGGAGGAGTTGATCCAATCCAAGGACGAGCAGGCCGGCAACCAAGGCGCGGGGCAACCTCAATTTAACGGCTTGCCCGGTGGTCTCCCGGGCGGCTTGCCGCCAGGATTCCCCAACATCCCGCAGCAATAA
- a CDS encoding phytoene desaturase family protein: MTNQAMDVVVIGSGLAGLGSACTLAARGHRVTVLEKNKWLGGKAAPLRADGFRFDMGPTILTLPSVLRKIFAETDQDIDDYLELLRLDPQWRCFFDADAAGEQEAAVLDLVADVPAMQKNLDAFTGDTTSSQGYQRFIEMSQGLHGVSERFFFWKSVGGLRDTMDVGGSFSAAVLKDVLSLQMGRSVASVVRKHVPHERVAQMMDHFTQYVGSAPDQSPAVLCGIAHMQTSEGIWYPRGGTRAVPEALQRLAEHLGVTIRCETDVQRIETDRGAVTAVTTTDGERIACDAVVSNCDAVRTYRELLGGKWGKKFASTTKYEPACSGVVLYLGLNRRYEQLQHHNFVFSRDAEEEFQSIYEHGQPAADPTAYVCAPAITEPGVAPEGGEALYVLVHTPYLRPNHNWDQMLPAYREIILDKLERTAGLDGIRDAIVYESALTPQGIHDRYRVLNGAIYGLASHGKYLGAFKPGNRRKDVRGLYLAGGAAHPGPGMPMVLMSGWIAADSLDQDVRAGALHTSQATAS; encoded by the coding sequence GTGACGAACCAGGCGATGGATGTTGTGGTGATTGGCAGCGGCCTGGCGGGGTTGGGCAGCGCCTGCACGCTGGCCGCACGCGGACACCGGGTGACGGTGCTGGAAAAGAACAAATGGTTGGGGGGCAAAGCCGCTCCGCTGCGAGCCGATGGATTTCGCTTCGACATGGGCCCGACGATCCTGACCTTGCCGAGCGTGTTGCGAAAAATCTTCGCCGAAACCGACCAGGACATCGACGACTACCTGGAACTGCTGCGTTTGGATCCCCAGTGGCGCTGCTTTTTTGATGCCGATGCGGCGGGAGAGCAAGAGGCGGCCGTGCTGGATTTGGTCGCCGACGTTCCGGCCATGCAAAAGAACTTGGACGCCTTCACCGGTGACACCACGTCCTCCCAAGGCTATCAACGCTTCATCGAAATGTCCCAAGGCCTGCACGGGGTCTCGGAGCGTTTCTTCTTTTGGAAAAGTGTGGGCGGACTGCGAGACACCATGGATGTCGGTGGTTCGTTCTCCGCCGCTGTGTTGAAGGACGTGCTGAGCCTGCAAATGGGACGCAGCGTGGCCAGTGTGGTCCGCAAACATGTGCCCCATGAACGGGTCGCCCAAATGATGGACCATTTCACCCAATACGTGGGCTCGGCACCGGACCAGTCGCCGGCCGTGTTATGCGGCATCGCCCATATGCAAACTTCCGAGGGCATTTGGTATCCGCGCGGCGGCACCCGAGCGGTTCCCGAAGCTCTGCAGCGATTGGCGGAACACCTGGGCGTAACGATCCGCTGTGAAACCGACGTCCAACGCATCGAAACCGATCGTGGCGCGGTCACCGCCGTAACCACCACCGACGGTGAACGGATTGCCTGCGATGCCGTGGTCAGCAACTGCGACGCCGTCCGCACCTACCGCGAACTGTTGGGCGGAAAATGGGGCAAAAAATTCGCCTCGACGACAAAGTATGAACCGGCGTGCAGCGGCGTGGTGCTGTACCTGGGACTGAACCGACGCTACGAACAATTGCAGCACCACAATTTTGTTTTCAGCCGAGACGCCGAAGAAGAGTTTCAATCGATCTACGAACACGGCCAACCCGCCGCCGATCCCACGGCCTACGTCTGCGCTCCGGCAATCACGGAACCGGGCGTTGCACCAGAGGGCGGCGAGGCCCTGTACGTGCTGGTACACACGCCCTATCTGAGGCCCAACCACAATTGGGACCAAATGTTGCCGGCCTACCGCGAAATTATTTTGGACAAACTGGAACGGACCGCCGGGCTGGATGGTATTCGGGACGCGATCGTGTACGAATCGGCACTCACCCCGCAAGGCATCCACGACCGCTACCGGGTGCTGAACGGCGCCATCTATGGGCTTGCCAGTCACGGCAAATATTTGGGCGCATTTAAGCCCGGCAATCGTCGCAAAGATGTTCGCGGGCTGTATCTGGCCGGCGGGGCGGCGCATCCCGGTCCCGGGATGCCGATGGTGTTGATGAGCGGTTGGATCGCGGCGGATTCGTTGGACCAGGACGTTCGCGCCGGCGCCTTGCACACTTCCCAGGCTACCGCGTCGTGA
- a CDS encoding glycosyltransferase family 2 protein, with the protein MLVLAVGTLLLAGLPLLLYLLNLPLFCIAWQRWAKADLSDPQVSVLIPARDEEEGIGQCLQTVLASRGVELEVIVLDDQSHDATADVVRVCAAKDQRVQLIAGVELPQGWNGKQHACWRLADRARHRWLVFLDADVRLAPDAIRCLLAYADRRQVGLLSAFPHQETGTLLEKMLIPMMHIVLLGYLPLLRMRACTKPAYAAGCGQLFVTRQDLYQQMGTHAAIRDSRHDGIKLPRAYRTTGLSTDVVDGSTLARCRMYRSGAEVVRGLLKNADEGIANAALIVPFSLLLLGSTVAPLTLLAVWPWLSGGGSGGDAAWWIAAAAAIAGWTPRVVNAWRFKQSAVGAILHPLAVLVFVVLQWVALAMQHSGRRVRWRGRD; encoded by the coding sequence ATGCTTGTGTTAGCCGTTGGGACGTTGCTGTTAGCGGGGCTGCCATTGCTGCTGTATCTGCTGAACTTGCCGCTGTTTTGCATCGCCTGGCAGCGTTGGGCGAAAGCCGATTTGTCCGATCCACAGGTTTCCGTGCTGATCCCCGCGCGGGATGAAGAGGAGGGCATTGGACAGTGCCTGCAGACCGTGCTGGCCAGCCGCGGCGTGGAGCTGGAAGTGATCGTGTTGGACGACCAGTCTCACGATGCCACGGCAGACGTTGTACGAGTCTGCGCGGCCAAAGATCAACGCGTCCAGTTGATTGCTGGTGTGGAATTGCCTCAAGGCTGGAACGGCAAGCAACACGCTTGTTGGCGGCTTGCCGATCGGGCACGCCATCGCTGGTTGGTGTTCTTGGATGCCGACGTGCGGCTTGCCCCCGATGCAATTCGTTGTTTGCTGGCCTACGCAGACCGCCGGCAGGTTGGCCTGTTGAGTGCTTTCCCGCACCAGGAAACCGGCACGCTGCTAGAGAAAATGCTGATCCCCATGATGCACATCGTCCTGCTGGGCTATCTGCCCTTGCTGCGGATGCGAGCTTGCACCAAACCGGCGTATGCGGCCGGTTGCGGGCAATTGTTTGTGACGCGACAAGACCTGTATCAACAAATGGGAACCCACGCGGCCATTCGCGATTCGCGGCACGACGGAATCAAGTTGCCGCGAGCTTACCGGACGACGGGTTTGTCGACCGATGTTGTGGACGGCAGCACTTTGGCACGGTGTCGAATGTATCGCAGCGGAGCCGAAGTCGTACGAGGATTGCTGAAGAACGCCGATGAAGGCATCGCCAACGCCGCCTTAATTGTTCCCTTTAGCCTGTTGTTGCTGGGCAGCACGGTGGCGCCGCTGACTTTGCTTGCTGTTTGGCCGTGGCTGTCCGGCGGTGGAAGCGGTGGCGACGCCGCATGGTGGATTGCCGCGGCGGCGGCAATCGCCGGTTGGACGCCACGGGTCGTCAACGCGTGGCGATTCAAACAGTCCGCCGTGGGCGCGATCTTGCATCCGCTCGCGGTGTTGGTGTTTGTCGTGCTGCAGTGGGTGGCGCTCGCCATGCAACACAGCGGCCGCCGTGTCCGCTGGCGCGGTCGGGATTGA
- a CDS encoding lysophospholipid acyltransferase family protein, which translates to MSTVNPDLPVVSSFLQNGFHRYLKGLLRRNFHTVAVAEDSLSAADVPPDQPLIVFANHPGWWDPLVAHWVCRHVLKNRQFYAPIDAIALQQYRVLGKLGFYGVRSDTTAGIAAFLKTSRAILNTPGSSIWITPTGRFADPRETDVEFAHGLGHLCSRIDRGTLLPLAMEYSFWEERLPECLLRFGQPILIEQHPLRDKAAWTEYLFERLRETQQNLAELVIARDAAAFRPVLHGGKGAGRVYDLFRRLRSWWSGRELSAQHGKKFS; encoded by the coding sequence GTGAGTACGGTGAACCCCGATCTACCGGTTGTTTCCTCGTTTTTGCAAAACGGCTTCCATCGCTATCTAAAAGGTTTGCTGCGGAGAAATTTCCATACCGTTGCGGTCGCCGAAGACAGCCTGTCCGCCGCCGATGTACCGCCGGATCAGCCCTTGATTGTGTTCGCCAACCATCCCGGCTGGTGGGACCCCTTGGTCGCGCACTGGGTTTGCCGCCACGTCTTGAAGAACCGGCAGTTCTACGCTCCCATCGATGCGATCGCTTTGCAGCAATACCGGGTGCTGGGCAAGCTGGGGTTTTATGGGGTCCGTTCGGACACCACCGCGGGGATCGCGGCGTTTTTGAAAACCAGTCGAGCCATCCTGAACACGCCGGGCAGCTCGATCTGGATCACTCCCACAGGTCGGTTTGCCGACCCTCGCGAAACCGACGTCGAATTTGCTCACGGCTTAGGCCACCTCTGTTCGCGCATCGACCGCGGTACGCTGCTGCCACTGGCCATGGAATACTCGTTTTGGGAAGAACGCTTGCCGGAATGCCTGCTGCGGTTTGGTCAGCCGATTCTGATCGAACAACATCCGCTGCGCGATAAGGCCGCCTGGACGGAATATCTTTTTGAACGCTTGCGTGAGACGCAGCAGAATCTGGCGGAACTGGTGATCGCTCGCGACGCGGCAGCCTTTCGCCCGGTGCTGCACGGCGGCAAAGGCGCGGGCCGCGTTTACGATCTTTTTCGTCGCCTACGGAGCTGGTGGAGTGGTCGCGAACTGTCCGCACAGCACGGAAAGAAGTTTTCGTAA
- a CDS encoding CPBP family intramembrane glutamic endopeptidase, whose product MDDKFQHAENLPASSADPPADPADTPAGAPVPPAAEPSPPAGGPVSPVTQPRGAVYAQFLPPSAPVSWSVQRPRVWPILAVVLASAVSFFFGSLFSLLVAEVIVTGTVPTSRDAAIEALELVKQSRLGFTITVVGPQIALVLPTILATLLSPKPFRQRLGLVRGHWPLWGWVAAAAATPLVGMVVGVLVGMFLTESESLKDMSELFRSIGSGAFLFPLALMIGGMPAICEELLFRGYVQSRLTKRFPPIAGILMASAVFAVFHMDPVHVVAVFPIGVWMGWLSFRSGSIFPAMLAHLINNVLAVVTVVINPAEHVDTLALPAAFAMLFILAAGVLGLAGVVTAVFFFPPPASNNELPAGTVADAGIA is encoded by the coding sequence ATGGACGACAAATTCCAGCACGCCGAAAACTTGCCGGCCTCGTCTGCAGATCCGCCGGCCGATCCGGCGGACACGCCCGCAGGCGCGCCGGTTCCGCCCGCTGCCGAGCCGTCTCCGCCGGCCGGCGGGCCCGTTTCGCCCGTTACGCAGCCACGCGGAGCGGTTTATGCCCAGTTCCTGCCGCCCTCGGCGCCGGTGTCCTGGTCGGTCCAGCGGCCGCGGGTCTGGCCGATCCTTGCCGTCGTGTTGGCCTCGGCGGTCAGCTTTTTTTTCGGCAGTTTGTTTTCACTGCTGGTCGCTGAAGTGATCGTGACCGGCACGGTTCCGACCAGTCGTGATGCGGCGATCGAAGCGTTGGAGCTAGTTAAGCAATCGCGACTTGGATTTACGATTACCGTGGTCGGCCCGCAAATCGCTCTGGTGCTGCCGACCATCCTGGCGACCCTGCTGTCGCCGAAACCGTTTCGCCAACGTCTGGGCCTGGTGCGTGGGCACTGGCCGCTGTGGGGCTGGGTAGCGGCTGCCGCTGCCACGCCGCTGGTGGGAATGGTCGTGGGCGTGCTGGTGGGCATGTTTTTGACCGAAAGCGAATCGCTGAAAGACATGTCGGAGCTGTTTCGCAGCATCGGCTCAGGCGCCTTTCTGTTTCCGCTGGCGTTGATGATCGGCGGGATGCCGGCGATCTGCGAAGAATTGCTGTTTCGAGGATACGTGCAATCGCGACTAACCAAACGCTTTCCGCCCATCGCCGGCATCTTGATGGCATCGGCGGTGTTTGCCGTCTTTCACATGGATCCGGTGCACGTCGTTGCGGTGTTTCCGATCGGTGTTTGGATGGGATGGTTGTCGTTCCGCAGCGGTTCCATTTTCCCCGCCATGCTTGCTCATCTAATCAATAATGTCTTGGCGGTGGTGACCGTGGTCATCAACCCGGCCGAACATGTCGATACGTTAGCGCTGCCCGCCGCGTTTGCCATGCTGTTCATTCTGGCTGCCGGCGTGCTGGGGCTGGCGGGAGTCGTCACGGCGGTGTTTTTCTTCCCACCACCGGCGAGCAATAATGAATTGCCTGCGGGAACCGTGGCGGATGCGGGAATCGCTTGA